A genomic stretch from Tenrec ecaudatus isolate mTenEca1 chromosome X, mTenEca1.hap1, whole genome shotgun sequence includes:
- the LOC142434616 gene encoding large ribosomal subunit protein eL39-like has product MSSRKTFRIKRSLAKKQKHYRPIPQWIRMKPGNQIRYNSRRRLWRRAKLGL; this is encoded by the coding sequence ATGTCATCTCGTAAGaccttcaggatcaagagatccctggccaagaaacagaagcactatcggcccattccccaatggattcggaTGAAACCCGGTAATCAGATCAGGTACAACTCAAGGAGAAGACTTTGGAGAAGAGCCAAGCTGGGTCTGTGA